A stretch of the Procambarus clarkii isolate CNS0578487 chromosome 47, FALCON_Pclarkii_2.0, whole genome shotgun sequence genome encodes the following:
- the LOC138350795 gene encoding mucin-21-like: MPATRPPCLQRTPSQERTLQRAPLHGAPTATGTERRASFRKVTTWPCPGPVSIPSLAAEATTPYCGEPPGGEGTEGTTDTRAPAPVGTWTFATTNSVDTDAPGSISAPEDPQSLKSPTSAQAEDEHRECLGSGRTSSELHPETRALPDGRTAARHRTAGASTTGGTGLHTAGGCTATPAPTTNGTQVDGTRLGAGAEDEEEKSANDAQRSPGSSSGAAGTAMGSGRTSDGTATPGGGSSTTEGRTGDSGGGAVSTGHSPSHPRSPPPEGAAGNPLP, translated from the coding sequence ATGCCGGCAACACGTCCTCCATGTCTCCAACGCACACCCTCACAGGAGCGCACTTTACAAAGGGCACCACTACATGGGGCACCCACGGCCACGGGCACcgaacggcgcgcatccttccgtaaggtAACCACTTGGCCATGCCCAGGACCAGTATCCATACCATCCCTGgcggcggaagccaccaccccctacTGCGGAGAGCCCCCTGGAGGCGAAGGAACAGAAGGCACGACCGACACacgggcaccagcaccagtaggCACATGGACCTTCGCCACCACTAACTCCGTAGACACCGATGCACCCGGATCCATCTCAgcacccgaagacccacagtcactgaagtcaccaacatcagcccaggcagaagaTGAACACCGGGAATGCTTGGGCTCCGGGCGGACATCATCCGAGCTGCATCCAGAAACACGGGCACTACCAGACGGACGAACCGCTGCCCGACACAGAACAGCAGGAGCCTCAACCACTGGTGGAACCGGACTGCACACAGCAGGCGGCTGCaccgccaccccagcacccaccacAAACGGAACACAAGTCGATGGCACAAGGTTAGGCGCAGGAGCAGAGGACGAGGAAGAGAAGAGCGCCAACGACGCACAGAGATCGCCCGGAAGTTCATCCGGAGCAGCGGGGACAGCAATGGGATCAGGAAGAACATCCGACGGCAcggcaacacccggaggagggtcctCAACAACCGAAGGAAGGACAGGGGATTCAGGGGGAGGCGCAGTATCCACGGGACACTCACcttctcacccccggagtcctcctccagagggagcggcgggaaatcctcttccttgA